From the Triticum urartu cultivar G1812 unplaced genomic scaffold, Tu2.1 TuUngrouped_contig_5978, whole genome shotgun sequence genome, the window TTCTATATGTAACCTTCTTGTTAAGTTTCTATACATTTTTCATAAAGTTAAATAACCTTTCATATACATATGTAAGTACATATATTTGGTTTCAGAGATAACAATGCATATTCTAAATTTACATTGTTGAAATATTTAGGAACTTAGTGTTGCTATTTCTTCTAAAGGTACAAGAGAGTACATGTGTGCTATAAGTTATCGTCTGATTAACTAACGTAATTGCGTAAGTTTCATTGTCCCGAACGTACCTACTTTCAAAGTTTCATACTTTCAATTTCCGATATATACAGTCACGTCCTAGATTCGTAAACGTCCTACCTACCATATTATTTTTGTTCTAGGATCTGTACCAATTTTTTTATTCCACAAAATTGGCTAAATCAAAGCTTTGAGTTGTTGAAGGAGGACAAAGTAATAGAAATGAGTTAAAGAAAAAACGATCAAATAGCCCACAACCTTATTCTGACATTGTGCTTACAAAAACATTGAAAGAACATTAAACATGTAGGGGAATACAACATCGACTAACCTGTGTTTGATAAGCTTACGCAATGCTTCTCCTCCTACCTTTGAGTTGCTCTGGACTATGTGTAATTCGCAACAAATAGCTTCAATCCGTTCTCGTCTAAAACGATGTTTTTTTGCAGGGGGTCTACAACGATGTTACTTCAATAACAGTTCTAAGAAAGTATTCTAAGAAGAGAAGCACGGTGTACTTTAGAAGAACAATGAGACAGAAGAATAGAAGGAGCACTTTAAGCACAAGAATAATGTCTAATAGGCACCTGTTACAGGAATTGTTCATCGAAATATCTGTATCTTACAAACGAGACCCATAGAAAAAGATATAATACTTTAGCTTTACAATGTGAATACAGATATATGTGAAGCAATATACGCTCGCGAATACACTAAATAAACATCCAAATTTTTGAATCTTCGCGCAGATCGACGGCCACAAACTACGCGTCCCTGCATTTGCATGCTCTAAATCCTCTTCCCGAAACATCTTAGTAGGTCTGACTAAGGCATATATAGACTACCAAACGTGCCATAATTGCGTCAAATGCTTGCATGAACTTCAGTGAATCGGTTCAATAGAAGGGTTTATATAGAAAAAAAAAGATTCAACACAATTCATTCCAGGCATCGCGTTCGTATGAGGCCCTGTTCAAATACAAGATGCTTAGCTAAAGTGCTTAGGGAAATAATTTATTATTTCTTCAAACACAGATGCTTATTTATAGAGGACAGACATTTATAATGTAGAAATAGGAGCACTTAGCATTCTACAAGGCCTGACTCTGCcagcctgcctgcctgcctgccagGGACGGTAACTTGTTGCGGCTCGGGGCGCGTTTACGGCAAAGTCCCGGTCTACCGCGAATGCATCACATCGCCACTATAAAACGCGCCCCCTTGACCCCGTCGGAAACCCATCGTTCTGCCGCCGCGACCGGGATGGCGTACCGCCGGAAGCCGCAGTCCTCCTTcgagcaccaccaccacccgcaGCCCGTTAGCCCTCCCTCCCCGCCGCAGGACTCCCTCGCCGCGCAGGCCATGcgcgcctccgccgcccaccgGGACGCCTCTTCTATCTCCTCCGCATACTCCTCCTCGGCTGCCTCCGCGGCCGCCGCCGCTCGCAGGAGCCACGAGCCCTCCGTCTCCACCCCTTCCCCTGTAAGCCACGCCAGCCTCTTAATTACCCGTCCGCCGTCTTCGTCTCTGGATGCGTCGGATGCGTTGGCGGATCTGGTCCGATCGGCGGTTCCCGCGTCCAGGGGTTCCTTGGATTTGTGACGGGGATCTGATTATACAGTGATTAGCGACGGATTGCTCCGTACTTGGACCGACCGACTAACCTTTTTATTCGAGCTGGATGGGCGTTGAACCTCTCGTGCTTGACTTATAGACTGTTGTTGTTCTTTGGTTGGGGCTCCTTGAAATGGGTGGTACTTATTGCTTAGTGTTTTACCCGCTGTTTTGGTGTGTGAAGAGTTTATGTTTTTGGGGGACGCTTGCTCGGAAAGCAAAGTCACTTATTGACGAGGATGGGTCGCCGGGGCAATATGATTCCCCGACGAGACAGCAGCCGCCAAGAGATGGTACATCACCAGCTATCCATGTGAGACCTGCTATCTTGTACAGTACTTCGTAATGCTACTTGACTGAACTCTAATGTGCGAATTTATTCCATTTAATGTGTACCGATCACCCCTTCAATAAGTAGTACTAGTACAGTCTGAACTTTGACTTCTGCGATGAATCCTTGCAACGGCCAGCTTTCTTATCTGTACTTTGTTCTTACATCATGTTTAGTACTTAGTGCTTGTCGGTCTGTATGGTATAATCCTCCCTTTTAACCTTGTGCAATTAACTGTGATCATCATTCTGTGTAGTTCACTTTGAACTGTTCATGTGGCTCATCGACAATCTTTACTGATGTAACAGAGACAACACTTGCAACAGCCAGCGCCAGAGACATGGAAATCCGAGACACCTCCATCTCAGAAGAGGTCCGAGGCATTAGCTTCCTCCCTTAACTATATTGGAGGCACAATAAAGAGTGCCCTCGAAGTAAGTTTATGTTCAAAATTCTCTTAATTTTTTGTTTCCAGAAGTTAATCTGAAATTATGTCTGTCAATGCTACCTTTCACAGTTAACGTGGAAAGGCAATTCTCTTTGCTTTTGTATAGAAACCTAGAAACTGTGAACCATTTTAACCTGTCAGTATATGTCTGACAAGAGCAACCAGTGTCAGATTTATTATTTTACAAGAGCTTAATTAGATTATTTTACCATATTTTCATCCTTATATTTTCCCCTTTGTTGACTCAGCTATATATGTTATTTCTTCCAGGAAGGTCGGATTATTGTAGAGACTAAAACAGCTGACATTATTCAGGAGACGCGTAAACTGAATATAAGGCGGAAAGGAGCTGGATCAAATCCACAAGGAGAAACTTCTCACAAATTTGCTCACAGAAATTTTCCTCAAAATCCACTCGATTACGAAACTCAGTTGAAGGCATCTCGCGACGTAAGGTGGCAAATAAGTGTCAATAGATATATTGTTTCAATGCTCCATTTTACAAAAAAAATTTGGAAGTTCTGCAATTGTGTAGTGTACCGTAACTGAATGTTAAATGTATTTTGATTGATTGCTTTCATAAACATCTTTGTTTATCGGATAGCGATATATGCCTGATTATATTCTTTGTAATAAATATTCCATGAAATGCATTCTTTTTTTATTCGCTATTTTCCTATACCTGAGTACAGTAGCATCAGTTAAGTTAACTTGAATCTGATTTGGCCAACTTTGCGTGCAGGAGTGAATTATTAATTGCTCCATCTTTTGCTCTTACAGGTTGCAAATGCCATGTCAGCAAAAGCAAAGCTGCTATTACGTGAACTGAAGACTGTGAAGGCAGATTTAGCTTTTGCGAAGGAGCGCTGTGCTCAGCTTGAGGACGAGAATAAAATGTTGCGAGAAAATCAAGACAATGGTGATAACCCAGAAGATGATGATCTGGTTAGTACTTTTAATATAAATGGACAAAACTAACTATGTTTATGACCGTAGTCCATCATCCTTTTGATTTTGATTACTGATTTATGTCAAAAGTAATTAGATACTTCTATCATCTAAGTTTTATTAGAAGTTTATTGTCTATATCGTACTAAAAAAATTTATCCCACATTTTTTATTGCTAGACACTGGTAGTCAGTTGTGGTTTTTTACGGAGGGTGGGCTCCAGATGATGAATCACTACCGAATTGACATCAACATAACAAATTAATATGGTCTGCTGTCATCTATGTAACCTAAGAAATAATAAATTACCTTGTTAATGTGGAAAATGAAGAACAATTTCGTTAACTCATGAGTTGGGAATTTTGAATTGTGCTCATCGGTAAGAGAACTTGTGCTAACAGTTGGGAGAACTGTCCTTGCGCGGGTAGGgcttttctttcttttgtttagGATGGGCAAGAGGATGGCTGCCTCGGCTTCAAAGCTGTTAGAGAATGCGCTCTTATCACTACAGGGACGCGTCAGATGAAATATTTGAATTTGTTGCAAAATAGCCTACACAAGTCACTCAGATTGCAGTTGCGTGATGGCAATGATTGTTTGTTCATGTCCAAATCTATAAATTGGAATACTAGTACGCTATGTCAATGATCAGtccatgtcatagacacaaatcAACTGCCCTAAACATTAGTTGATTACCTCGTCCATTCATTGCTCTGCAGCCGTCCACTAGAGGGTTTGGACCTGATGGGCCAGTCCCATCTGTGTCCTGTTTATTTCATTGCCCTGGTGCGCTGGTAACAGCTGTCTGCCAACCGCCTGCTGCCCCTCGGCCATCTCATACCCCCTAGTCTAGGGGTTGCTTGAGACTGCAGGCTGTCTGTGCCCGCGTCATGTTATGATATCTGTACGCTTCATTTTCTTCTTCCGCGCTGAACACATTCAAACAGAAAAAGTACTCCATGGGTGTATTTTATGATAATAGTGAAGGGTGGACTTGTGCTTTATGAAACCTACACAGTAAAATCCCCTGCTGATAATCATTTGGAGATCATGCCAATACTAGGTGTATAATCCTTAAGTGTTCCCTTGTTATCATTAGTTTCATGGTCAATTCAATGTCATCTTGGAATTGTTTCTATGATGCAGCTGCTGCAATTCTATGGCTGGGTCTCAGGGTTTGGAACTTGCTCTTTGCTaaatatttttatttggttttgtTTTTCTGCTAATAAATATTGTGTGCTGATTGGGAAATTATGCCAAGACTAAGGAATGGTCCTCAGAGTTCTGATTAATTCTATGCTCAACTGAATGTGTAGTACAATTTTCTTTTTTTCTGGAAGGCAGGAGCTGCAATTGTGTGGCTAGTTCTCAGGGTTTAGGGTTTGACAAATGAT encodes:
- the LOC125529962 gene encoding uncharacterized protein LOC125529962, whose translation is MAYRRKPQSSFEHHHHPQPVSPPSPPQDSLAAQAMRASAAHRDASSISSAYSSSAASAAAAARRSHEPSVSTPSPVSHASLLITRPPSSSLDALCFWGTLARKAKSLIDEDGSPGQYDSPTRQQPPRDGTSPAIHRQHLQQPAPETWKSETPPSQKRSEALASSLNYIGGTIKSALEEGRIIVETKTADIIQETRKLNIRRKGAGSNPQGETSHKFAHRNFPQNPLDYETQLKASRDVANAMSAKAKLLLRELKTVKADLAFAKERCAQLEDENKMLRENQDNGDNPEDDDLIRLQLETLLAEKARLAHENSVYARENRFLREIVEYHQLTMQDVIYVDEGIEEVTEVYPTQVLPPASARNGSGLGRASTPVTLKHINSSPASTSALPEPCLIVPVSPKTLSRASSQSK